A window from Argopecten irradians isolate NY chromosome 3, Ai_NY, whole genome shotgun sequence encodes these proteins:
- the LOC138317314 gene encoding LOW QUALITY PROTEIN: small ribosomal subunit protein uS5m-like (The sequence of the model RefSeq protein was modified relative to this genomic sequence to represent the inferred CDS: deleted 1 base in 1 codon) produces MAAFSMIVGRCIIGSTRALEVSCLLRPCCIQTTIISTRDASFFNRLTDDQIWDSVTGVSNQGKMKGRAKGKRRRFRLDRKFGEGEKFKMSYPSISRGRTTLDTTIATEKVEDTNIDEDTKKPKREKLFPLQRGYVGRRIVGAKLDPPKPKNGFTFDGFQTVCVHQSIVANMTGTLGRKRSNKAVVVVGNGKGLAGYAAATSNSHFRCIEKARDGASQQLQHVDLFDGHTVFHNIRATEGRTTVMVTKQEKGYGLKCHRIIKSICELYGIKNLHVKIEGSINDTNIVKAFFKALLQQETHQELADRMKMHLVEFRREKNYFPEVVASPQDGAIQDAPKDKEILNLRIYISKERLNISPKDRQSFTLACHLGTRKDISCIKAGIRKQLK; encoded by the exons ATGGCCGCTTTCAGCATGATAGTTGGACGGTGTATCATTGGATCGACTCGGGCACTAG AAGTGAGCTGCCTACTGCGACCATGTTGTATCCAAACTACAATTATAAGCACAAGAGATGCCAGTTTCTTTAACAGAT TAACTGATGACCAAATCTGGGACAGTGTCACTGGGGTCAGTAACCAAGGAAAGATGAAAGGTCGTGCCAAGGGCAAACGCAGAAGGTTCAGGCTTGACAGGAAATTTGGGGAAGGAG aaaaattcaaaatgagtTACCCATCTATAAGTAGGGGTAGAACAACACTTGATACAACAATAGCTACAGAAAAAGTAGAAGACACGaatattgatgaagatactAAGAAGCCAAAGCGAGAGAAACTTTTTCCCCTCCAGCGAGGCTACGTTGGACGAAGGATTGTGGGAGCCAAATTAGACCCACCCAAGCCTAAAAATGGTT TCACATTTGACGGATTCCAAACAGTTTGTGTTCAT CAATCAATAGTTGCCAATATGACTGGAACCCTAGGGAGAAAGAGGTCCAATAAAGCTGTAGTTGTGGTGGGGAACGGTAAAGGATTAGCAG GATATGCTGCTGCTACTTCAAACTCTCACTTCAGATGTATTGAAAAA GCAAGAGACGGAGCGTCACAGCAGCTGCAGCATGTTGATCTATTTGATGGACACACAG TTTTCCACAACATCCGAGCTACAGAGGGACGCACCACTGTCATGGTTACCAAACAAGAAAAAG GCTATGGCCTCAAGTGTCACAGAATCATCAAGTCAATTTGCGAGTTGTATGGAATCAAAAATCTGCATGTTAAGATTGAGGGAAGTATAAATGATACCAACATCGTTAAAGCTTTCTTCAAGGCACTTCTTCAACAG GAAACACATCAGGAACTTGCTGACCGGATGAAAATGCATTTGGTTGAGTTCCGCAGAGAGAAAAACTATTTCCCAGAAGTTGTCGCTTCTCCACAAGATGGTGCCATCCAGGACGCCCCAAAGGATAAggaa attttgaatttgagaATTTATATTTCAAAGGAAAGACTCAATATTTCCCCAAAAGACCGCCAATCTTTTACACTGGCATGCCATCTTGGCACAAGAAAGGACATCAGTTGTATAAAGGCCGGAATCAGAAAACAGCTCAAATGA